One window of the Salvia splendens isolate huo1 chromosome 1, SspV2, whole genome shotgun sequence genome contains the following:
- the LOC121744294 gene encoding arogenate dehydrogenase 1, chloroplastic-like isoform X1: protein MSSTKSLRIGMIGFGPFAQFLAKTMIRQGHIITATSRSDYTHLCSQLGISFFRDASAFLESGNDVILLTTSILSLSQVIKALPLESLKQPTLFVDVLSVKEHPRDLMLQVLPHDSDVLCTHPMFGPESGKDGWKDLPLMFDKVRIRNEAACSDFLQVFATEGCKMMEMSCEEHDEFSARSQFLTHTVGRVLAEMEVEPTPIDTKGFQKLVQVKESTSRDSFDLFSGLFVHNRFAQQQLRNLELALASIKQRLESRSEELEQS, encoded by the exons ATGTCTTCAACGAAATCTCTGAGAATAGGGATGATTGGATTCGGCCCTTTCGCTCAGTTTTTGGCAAAAACTATGATAAGGCAAGGCCATATTATTACCGCAACCTCCAGATCAGATTACACACACCTCTGCTCTCAACTGGGCATCTCATTTTTCAG AGATGCAAGTGCATTCCTTGAATCCGGCAACGATGTTATACTGCTCACCACATCAATTCTGTCTCTCTCTCAAGTAATCAAGGCCTTGCCTTTAGAAAGCTTGAAACAACCAACCCTCTTCGTTGATGTTCTCTCCGTTAAAGAACACCCCAGAGATCTCATGCTCCAA GTATTGCCCCATGATTCGGATGTGTTGTGCACGCATCCGATGTTTGGCCCGGAGAGTGGCAAAGATGGGTGGAAAGATCTTCCTTTAATGTTTGACAAGGTCCGGATAAGGAACGAGGCTGCTTGTTCTGATTTTCTGCAGGTTTTTGCAACTGAG GGTTGCAAGATGATGGAGATGAGTTGTGAAGAGCATGATGAGTTCTCTGCTAGAAGTCAATTCCTCACCCACACCGTTGGCAG GGTATTGGCAGAAATGGAGGTCGAGCCGACACCCATCGATACCAAGGGGTTTCAGAAGCTAGTTCAAGTG AAGGAGAGTACGTCCAGAGATAGTTTCGACCTCTTCAGTGGCCTGTTCGTTCATAACAGATTCGCCCAACAACAG CTGAGGAACTTAGAGCTTGCACTTGCTTCAATAAAGCAAAGGCTGGAGAGTAGGAGCGAAGAGCTGGAACAAAGCTGA
- the LOC121744294 gene encoding arogenate dehydrogenase 1, chloroplastic-like isoform X2, translated as MSSTKSLRIGMIGFGPFAQFLAKTMIRQGHIITATSRSDYTHLCSQLGISFFRDASAFLESGNDVILLTTSILSLSQVIKALPLESLKQPTLFVDVLSVKEHPRDLMLQVLPHDSDVLCTHPMFGPESGKDGWKDLPLMFDKVRIRNEAACSDFLQGCKMMEMSCEEHDEFSARSQFLTHTVGRVLAEMEVEPTPIDTKGFQKLVQVKESTSRDSFDLFSGLFVHNRFAQQQLRNLELALASIKQRLESRSEELEQS; from the exons ATGTCTTCAACGAAATCTCTGAGAATAGGGATGATTGGATTCGGCCCTTTCGCTCAGTTTTTGGCAAAAACTATGATAAGGCAAGGCCATATTATTACCGCAACCTCCAGATCAGATTACACACACCTCTGCTCTCAACTGGGCATCTCATTTTTCAG AGATGCAAGTGCATTCCTTGAATCCGGCAACGATGTTATACTGCTCACCACATCAATTCTGTCTCTCTCTCAAGTAATCAAGGCCTTGCCTTTAGAAAGCTTGAAACAACCAACCCTCTTCGTTGATGTTCTCTCCGTTAAAGAACACCCCAGAGATCTCATGCTCCAA GTATTGCCCCATGATTCGGATGTGTTGTGCACGCATCCGATGTTTGGCCCGGAGAGTGGCAAAGATGGGTGGAAAGATCTTCCTTTAATGTTTGACAAGGTCCGGATAAGGAACGAGGCTGCTTGTTCTGATTTTCTGCAG GGTTGCAAGATGATGGAGATGAGTTGTGAAGAGCATGATGAGTTCTCTGCTAGAAGTCAATTCCTCACCCACACCGTTGGCAG GGTATTGGCAGAAATGGAGGTCGAGCCGACACCCATCGATACCAAGGGGTTTCAGAAGCTAGTTCAAGTG AAGGAGAGTACGTCCAGAGATAGTTTCGACCTCTTCAGTGGCCTGTTCGTTCATAACAGATTCGCCCAACAACAG CTGAGGAACTTAGAGCTTGCACTTGCTTCAATAAAGCAAAGGCTGGAGAGTAGGAGCGAAGAGCTGGAACAAAGCTGA
- the LOC121744287 gene encoding protein RETICULATA-RELATED 6, chloroplastic-like: protein MELHILSVKPPSLYFLPAPLHRHVTTVAVNCRRLPQYSGDPRHPTRRDVLITPFLAAGAFAFRSAVARADEKPASEGEPAAPKSELDSSPAEKEEMLNSRIYDATVIGEPMALGKDRKKVWEKIMDARIVYLGEAEQVPVSDDRELELEIMKTLRKRCNEAGRFLSLALEAFPCNLQEQLDQYMDNRIDGETLKSFVTHWPPQSWQEYEPLLTYCRENGVQLIACGLPLQVLRTVQAEGVRGLSEGDRKKYAPPAGSGFISGFPSISRRSTKDTSFTNLSGPFGPMSYLSIQARAVEDYTMSQIILQSVGGIGSSGMLIVVTGASHVAYGSRGTGLPARISKKIPKKNQAVILLDPERQHIRREGEVPVADFLWYSAARPCTRNCFDRAEIARVMNAAGRNRDALPQDLQNGLDLGLVSPEVLQNFFDLEQYPIVSELSNRFQGFRERLLADPKFLNRLAIEEAISITTTLIAQYERRKENFFEELDYVITDSLRGIVVDFFTVWLPAPTLSFLSNVDGISEPGNIEALKDLLGSIPDNAFQKNLPGKDWNLNHRIASVLVGGLKLAGVGFISSIGAVASSNILYAIRRLLNPKFASEQLNKRSPILKTALVYGSFLGTSANLRYQIIAGLVEHRISDQLSDNTLLVNMISFVARTINSYWGTQQWVDLARYTGLQARKREVSDPSNSAALECNITEDTNTDEASKQ, encoded by the exons ATGGAGCTCCACATTTTATCCGTCAAGCCTCCATCCCTATACTTCCTCCCTGCTCCTCTCCACCGCCACGTCACCACCGTTGCCGTCAATTGCCGCCGGCTGCCTCAATATTCCGGCGACCCACGTCATCCTACGAGGCGAGATGTGCTCATTACTCCATTTCTCGCCGCCGGAGCTTTCGCCTTCCGTTCTGCGGTGGCTAGGGCTGACGAGAAGCCTGCGTCGGAAGGAGAACCGGCAGCTCCGAAGAGTGAGCTCGATTCTTCTCCGGCGGAGAAGGAGGAGATGCTTAACTCGAGGATATATGATGCGACCGTGATTGGAGAGCCCATGGCGCTGGGGAAGGACAGGAAGAAGGTGTGGGAGAAGATCATGGATGCGCGGATTGTGTATTTGGGGGAGGCGGAGCAGGTTCCGGTTTCGGATGATAGAGAGCTGGAGCTTGAGATTATGAAGACTTTGCGGAAGAGATGCAACGAAGCTGGGCGGTTTTTGTCTTTGGCTTTGGAAGCTTTCCCTTGCAATTTGCAGGAGCAGCTCGATCAGTATATGGATAATAG GATTGATGGAGAGACCCTAAAATCTTTTGTCACACATTGGCCGCCACAGAGTTGGCAGGAGTATGAGCCTCTCTTGACTTACTGCCGTGAAAATGGGGTTCAACTTATCGCATGTGGCCTGCCGCTACAG GTGCTACGAACAGTTCAAGCTGAGGGTGTTCGTGGGCTCTCAGAAGGCGATCGTAAAAAATATGCCCCTCCAGCTGGCTCAGGCTTCATCTCCGGATTTCCTTCTATTTCTAGAAGATCAACCAAGGATACTAGTTTTACCAATCTGTCTGGCCCTTTCGGCCCAATGTCATATCTTTCCATACAAGCAAGAGCAGTTGAGGACTATACAATGTCTCAAATCATTTTACAATCCGTGGGTGGTATTGGATCCTCTGGCATGCTTATAGTGGTGACAGGTGCTAGCCATGTCGCATACGGGTCACGAGGAACAGGCTTACCAGCAAGAATTTCAAAGAAAATTCCAAAGAAAAATCAAGCAGTCATATTACTTGATCCCGAAAGGCAACACATACGAAGGGAGGGTGAAGTCCCTGTTGCAGATTTCTTATGGTATTCTGCAGCTAGACCTTGCACTAGAAATTGCTTTGATCGTGCTGAAATCGCTCGAGTTATGAATGCAGCAGGCAGAAATAGAGATGCCTTACCCCAG GACCTTCAGAATGGTTTGGATCTTGGTCTGGTATCGCCAGAAGTGCTTCAGAACTTTTTTGATCTGGAGCAATATCCTATTGTATCAGAATTGTCTAATCGTTTCCAG GGTTTCAGGGAGAGATTATTAGCAGATCCAAAATTTCTAAATAGATTAGCCATAGAAGAAGCCATCTCAATCACAACTACCCTCATTGCCCAGTATGAGAGGCGTAAAGAGAATTTCTTTGAAGAGCTTGATTATGTTATTACAGATTCACTGAGGGGAATAGTCGTTGATTTCTTCACAGTCTGGCTTCCAGCGCCTACACTGTCGTTCCTTTCAAATGTTGATGGTATTAGTGAGCCTGGAAACATAGAAGCATTGAAAGATCTTCTAGGATCCATCCCAGATAATGCATTTCAGAAAAATCTCCCTGGAAAGGACTGGAACCTGAATCATAGAATTGCATCAGTGCTTGTTGGTGGTTTGAAGCTGGCTGGTGTTGGATTCATTTCTAGCATTGGTGCAGTGGCATCCTCTAATATACTGTATGCAATACGGAGGCTTCTTAATCCAAAATTTGCAAGTGAGCAACTAAACAAACGATCGCCTATACTGAAAACAGCACTTGTGTATGGATCCTTTCTGGGAACGTCAGCTAATCTGCGTTACCAG ATAATTGCAGGGTTAGTGGAACATAGGATTTCCGACCAGCTATCTGACAATACATTACTCGTAAATATGATTTCTTTTGTGGCTCGAACGATCAACTCATACTGGGGAACCCAG CAATGGGTCGATCTGGCACGATATACTGGACTGCAGGCTCGTAAGAGAGAGGTTTCAGATCCCTCAAATTCTGCTGCATTAGAATGCAACATCACAGAAGACACCAACACTGACGAGGCAAGCAAACAATAG
- the LOC121744304 gene encoding probable sugar phosphate/phosphate translocator At3g11320 produces MAAAKSQGRLFTIGLVASWYSSNIGVLLLNKYLLSNYGFKYPIFLTMCHMTACSLLSYIAIAWMKMVPMQTIRSRVQFMKISALSLIFCASVVSGNISLKYLPVSFNQAIGATTPFFTAVFAYLMTLKREAWLTYLTLVPVVTGVVIASGGEPSFHLFGFIMCIAATAARALKSVVQGILLSSEGEKLNSMNLLLYMAPIAVVFLLPVTLLMEENVVGITLALAREDIKIIWLLLFNSALAYFVNLTNFLVTKHTSALTLQVLGNAKGAVAVVVSILIFKNPVSVTGMLGYSLTVLGVILYSEAKKRTK; encoded by the exons aTGGCGGCGGCGAAATCCCAGGGGCGGCTGTTCACGATCGGGCTGGTGGCGTCgtggtactcgtcgaacattgGGGTTTTGCTGCTGAACAAGTATTTACTGAGCAATTATGGATTCAAGTACCCGATTTTCCTGACGATGTGCCATATGACGGCGTGCTCGTTGCTCAGCTACATCGCGATCGCGTGGATGAAGATGGTGCCGATGCAGACGATAAGATCTAGGGTTCAGTTCATGAAGATCTCGGCGCTCAGTTTGATTTTCTGCGCTTCGGTTGTCAGCGGCAACATCTCGCTCAAGTACTTGCCGGTGAGCTTCAATCAGGCGATTGGCGCCACCACGCCTTTTTTCACTGCGGTGTTTGCCTACTTGATGACGCTCAAGAGGGAGGCGTGGTTGACTTATTTAACGTTGGTTCCTGTTGTTACTGGAGTTGTCATCGCGAGTGGG GGCGAACCTAGTTTCCATTTATTCGGGTTTATCATGTGTATTGCTGCAACAGCTGCGAGGGCTCTCAAGTCAGTGGTTCAGGGTATTTTGCTTTCTTCTGAAGG GGAAAAATTGAATTCAATGAATCTGCTCCTCTACATGGCTCCTATAGCTGTAGTATTTCTACTTCCTGTAACACTCCTCATGGAAGAAAATGTTGTTGGTATCACATTGGCCCTGGCAAGAGAGGATATCAAAATCATATGGTTATTGCTGTTCAATTCTGCACTTGCATATTTTGTGAATTTGACCAATTTCCTGGTCACGAAGCACACCAGTGCCCTCACTCTTCAG GTCCTTGGAAATGCTAAAGGAGCAGTGGCAGTTGTAGTCTCCATATTAATTTTCAAGAACCCCGTCTCTGTGACTGGAATGCTTGGATATTCGTTGACAGTGTTGGGCGTTATCCTGTACAGTGAAGCCAAGAAGCGTACTAAATGA
- the LOC121803893 gene encoding glucan endo-1,3-beta-glucosidase 13-like, with protein sequence MAKMPSLLLLIASILLHSAAATTTVGVTYNPSLPNLPPPERVVSTLQSLCISAVRLLDPSPAVVRAFAYTNITLLLTAPNHLIPSFAANRSAAALWLHSHVLPYHPRTHITTISAGADVITTTSAAVDPTVDPSAVLLPAIRNLRLALFDLGIRTISVSTTFSFIDIMTTSFPPSAAEFQEPIGSLVVRPLLEFLDETNSSFLINLYPYNIFSINSEIPLGFVLFQENPFNFRDDVVTGVRYRNLFDMMVDAIIAAMAVSGQENVPVIVTETGWPSESEAQEGNYAEMYLGGLLRHLRSGLGTPLRKEGAAEAYVYELFDEKSTSNNTNGTTSDAAMGGRTLGVGGKQWGIMNPNMTMKYRIHFSDSSRNLGPSLVRLIFLVCILLILLNWKVALEILDILFKN encoded by the coding sequence ATGGCGAAAATGCCttctctcctcctcctcatcgcctccatccTCCTCcactccgccgccgccaccaccaccgtAGGCGTCACTTACAACCCCTCCCTCCCCAACCTCCCCCCGCCGGAGCGCGTGGTCTCCACGCTCCAATCCCTCTGCATCTCCGCCGTCCGCCTCCTCGATCCGTCCCCTGCCGTCGTCCGCGCCTTCGCCTACACCAACATCACACTCCTCCTCACCGCCCCCAACCACCTCATCCCCTCCTTCGCTGCCAACCGCTCCGCCGCCGCTCTCTGGCTCCACTCGCACGTCCTCCCCTACCACCCCCGCACTCACATCACCACGATCTCCGCCGGCGCCGACGTCatcaccaccacctccgccgcAGTCGATCCAACCGTCGATCCCTCCGCCGTCCTCCTCCCTGCCATACGCAACCTCCGCCTCGCCCTATTCGACCTCGGCATCCGCACAATCTCCGTCTCCACCACCTTCTCCTTCATCGACATCATGACGACGTCGTTTCCCCCCTCCGCAGCCGAATTCCAGGAACCGATCGGATCGCTCGTCGTTCGCCCCTTGCTCGAGTTCCTCGACGAAACCAACTCATCCTTCCTCATCAACCTCTACCCTTACAACATCTTCAGCATCAACTCCGAAATTCCGCTCGGATTCGTTCTATTTCAGGAGAATCCGTTCAATTTCCGCGATGACGTGGTCACCGGAGTGAGATACCGGAACTTGTTCGACATGATGGTCGACGCAATCATCGCGGCCATGGCGGTGTCAGGGCAGGAGAATGTGCCTGTGATCGTGACGGAGACTGGCTGGCCGAGCGAATCGGAGGCGCAGGAAGGAAACTACGCCGAGATGTACTTAGGAGGTCTGCTGAGGCATCTGCGATCTGGATTGGGAACGCCTCTGAGGAAGGAAGGGGCGGCGGAGGCGTATGTGTATGAGCTATTTGATGAGAAGAGTACCTCCAACAATACGAATGGTACAACCAGTGATGCAGCGATGGGCGGCCGCACCCTGGGAGTGGGAGGGAAACAATGGGGGATCATGAACCCTAACATGACCATGAAGTACAGGATCCATTTCTCCGATTCGTCACGGAATCTTGGCCCAAGCTTGGTTCGCCTGATTTTTCTGGTTTGCATTCTGCTCATTTTACTCAATTGGAAAGTAGCTCTTGAGATTTTGGATATCCTATTCAAAAATTGA
- the LOC121744332 gene encoding uncharacterized protein LOC121744332 isoform X4 — protein MVKNTRTGISNAREYQMLWRHLAYGHDLADQLEDSNPLDDDSDLEHEIEDDPEASPKSKAEAAACVNVLATSEYPIIHEPNLLTVEAPLTMKVAKWKRHSDGSLPDTIEEKHVTITVPLPNDELSASETSSAYASSPRKTRVVWTAVDDLRLSNSVRKYGENWDLISGVNFKHERTAHELSRKWASIKRRRASARLSPGRRASTRAVNLVLERRHQMSTTSAAASNPTSTINVDAVGGSGSISNPSCSQDAVVPVHMTTGPSSLTTAPVANQPSSSQAQGESLTVPIFEENPDGDQASSSSLDQTLDLNQALRNLTTEDTALTSPGAEDTGEKHGDTSNSSIDKSDA, from the exons ATGGTGAAGAACACTAGGACTGGGATTTCCAACGCTAGGGAATATCAAATGCTTTGGCGCCATCTCGCCTATGGCCACGATCTAGCCGATCAATTGGAGGATTCAAACCCTTTG GACGATGATAGTGATTTAGAGCATGAAATTGAGGATGATCCAGAGGCTAGCCCTAAGTCTAAAGCAGAGGCAGCAGCATGTGTCAAT GTTTTAGCTACTTCTGAATATCCAATAATTCATGAGCCAAACTTGTTGACTGTAGAAGCTCCATTGACAATGAAAGTAGCAAAGTGGAAGAGGCATTCTGATGGTTCCCTTCCCGATACTATAGAGGAGAAACATGTTACGATTACTGTTCCCCTACCAAACGACGAATTATCTGCAAGTGAGACATCAAGCGCTTATGCTTCCTCTCCAAGAAAAACAAGGGTGGTTTGGACTGCAGTAGATGATTTGAGACTCTCCAATTCAGTGCGAAAATATGGTGAAAACTGGGATCTCATTTCAGGTGTAAATttcaaacatgaaagaacgGCACATGAGCTATCTCGG AAATGGGCTTCTATCAAGAGGAGAAGGGCAAGTGCAAGACTTTCTCCTGGTCGCAGGGCTTCTACTCGGGCCGTTAATCTAGTCCTAGAGCGACGTCATCAGATGAGTACTA CTTCTGCAGCAGCATCAAATCCTACTTCAACGATCAATGTCGATGCAGTTGGTGGGAGTGGCAGCATATCTAACCCATCATGCTCTCAGGATGCTGTTGTTCCTGTCCACATGACTACTGGACCTAGTTCACTGACAACTGCTCCCGTGGCGAATCAACCATCCAGTAGCCAGGCACAAGGTGAATCTCTTACGGTTCCAATCTTTGAGGAAAACCCTGATGGAGATcaagcttcttcttcttctctcgatcAAACTCTGGACCTTAACCAAGCTTTACGAAACCTGACAACAGAAGACACTG CTTTAACAAGCCCCGGAGCAGAAGACACTG GTGAAAAGCATGGTGATACCAGCAACAGCAGCATAGATAAGTCGGATGCTTAA
- the LOC121744332 gene encoding uncharacterized protein LOC121744332 isoform X1 produces the protein MVKNTRTGISNAREYQMLWRHLAYGHDLADQLEDSNPLDDDSDLEHEIEDDPEASPKSKAEAAACVNVLATSEYPIIHEPNLLTVEAPLTMKVAKWKRHSDGSLPDTIEEKHVTITVPLPNDELSASETSSAYASSPRKTRVVWTAVDDLRLSNSVRKYGENWDLISGVNFKHERTAHELSRKWASIKRRRASARLSPGRRASTRAVNLVLERRHQMSTTSAAASNPTSTINVDAVGGSGSISNPSCSQDAVVPVHMTTGPSSLTTAPVANQPSSSQAQGESLTVPIFEENPDGDQASSSSLDQTLDLNQALRNLTTEDTGDQASISSSHLRQTMDLDVALTSPGAEDTGEKHGDTSNSSIDKSDA, from the exons ATGGTGAAGAACACTAGGACTGGGATTTCCAACGCTAGGGAATATCAAATGCTTTGGCGCCATCTCGCCTATGGCCACGATCTAGCCGATCAATTGGAGGATTCAAACCCTTTG GACGATGATAGTGATTTAGAGCATGAAATTGAGGATGATCCAGAGGCTAGCCCTAAGTCTAAAGCAGAGGCAGCAGCATGTGTCAAT GTTTTAGCTACTTCTGAATATCCAATAATTCATGAGCCAAACTTGTTGACTGTAGAAGCTCCATTGACAATGAAAGTAGCAAAGTGGAAGAGGCATTCTGATGGTTCCCTTCCCGATACTATAGAGGAGAAACATGTTACGATTACTGTTCCCCTACCAAACGACGAATTATCTGCAAGTGAGACATCAAGCGCTTATGCTTCCTCTCCAAGAAAAACAAGGGTGGTTTGGACTGCAGTAGATGATTTGAGACTCTCCAATTCAGTGCGAAAATATGGTGAAAACTGGGATCTCATTTCAGGTGTAAATttcaaacatgaaagaacgGCACATGAGCTATCTCGG AAATGGGCTTCTATCAAGAGGAGAAGGGCAAGTGCAAGACTTTCTCCTGGTCGCAGGGCTTCTACTCGGGCCGTTAATCTAGTCCTAGAGCGACGTCATCAGATGAGTACTA CTTCTGCAGCAGCATCAAATCCTACTTCAACGATCAATGTCGATGCAGTTGGTGGGAGTGGCAGCATATCTAACCCATCATGCTCTCAGGATGCTGTTGTTCCTGTCCACATGACTACTGGACCTAGTTCACTGACAACTGCTCCCGTGGCGAATCAACCATCCAGTAGCCAGGCACAAGGTGAATCTCTTACGGTTCCAATCTTTGAGGAAAACCCTGATGGAGATcaagcttcttcttcttctctcgatcAAACTCTGGACCTTAACCAAGCTTTACGAAACCTGACAACAGAAGACACTG GTGATCAAGCTTCTATCTCCTCTTCTCATCTCCGTCAAACTATGGACCTTGATGTAGCTTTAACAAGCCCCGGAGCAGAAGACACTG GTGAAAAGCATGGTGATACCAGCAACAGCAGCATAGATAAGTCGGATGCTTAA
- the LOC121744332 gene encoding uncharacterized protein LOC121744332 isoform X2, with protein sequence MVKNTRTGISNAREYQMLWRHLAYGHDLADQLEDSNPLDDDSDLEHEIEDDPEASPKSKAEAAACVNVLATSEYPIIHEPNLLTVEAPLTMKVAKWKRHSDGSLPDTIEEKHVTITVPLPNDELSASETSSAYASSPRKTRVVWTAVDDLRLSNSVRKYGENWDLISGVNFKHERTAHELSRKWASIKRRRASARLSPGRRASTRAVNLVLERRHQMSTTASNPTSTINVDAVGGSGSISNPSCSQDAVVPVHMTTGPSSLTTAPVANQPSSSQAQGESLTVPIFEENPDGDQASSSSLDQTLDLNQALRNLTTEDTGDQASISSSHLRQTMDLDVALTSPGAEDTGEKHGDTSNSSIDKSDA encoded by the exons ATGGTGAAGAACACTAGGACTGGGATTTCCAACGCTAGGGAATATCAAATGCTTTGGCGCCATCTCGCCTATGGCCACGATCTAGCCGATCAATTGGAGGATTCAAACCCTTTG GACGATGATAGTGATTTAGAGCATGAAATTGAGGATGATCCAGAGGCTAGCCCTAAGTCTAAAGCAGAGGCAGCAGCATGTGTCAAT GTTTTAGCTACTTCTGAATATCCAATAATTCATGAGCCAAACTTGTTGACTGTAGAAGCTCCATTGACAATGAAAGTAGCAAAGTGGAAGAGGCATTCTGATGGTTCCCTTCCCGATACTATAGAGGAGAAACATGTTACGATTACTGTTCCCCTACCAAACGACGAATTATCTGCAAGTGAGACATCAAGCGCTTATGCTTCCTCTCCAAGAAAAACAAGGGTGGTTTGGACTGCAGTAGATGATTTGAGACTCTCCAATTCAGTGCGAAAATATGGTGAAAACTGGGATCTCATTTCAGGTGTAAATttcaaacatgaaagaacgGCACATGAGCTATCTCGG AAATGGGCTTCTATCAAGAGGAGAAGGGCAAGTGCAAGACTTTCTCCTGGTCGCAGGGCTTCTACTCGGGCCGTTAATCTAGTCCTAGAGCGACGTCATCAGATGAGTACTA CAGCATCAAATCCTACTTCAACGATCAATGTCGATGCAGTTGGTGGGAGTGGCAGCATATCTAACCCATCATGCTCTCAGGATGCTGTTGTTCCTGTCCACATGACTACTGGACCTAGTTCACTGACAACTGCTCCCGTGGCGAATCAACCATCCAGTAGCCAGGCACAAGGTGAATCTCTTACGGTTCCAATCTTTGAGGAAAACCCTGATGGAGATcaagcttcttcttcttctctcgatcAAACTCTGGACCTTAACCAAGCTTTACGAAACCTGACAACAGAAGACACTG GTGATCAAGCTTCTATCTCCTCTTCTCATCTCCGTCAAACTATGGACCTTGATGTAGCTTTAACAAGCCCCGGAGCAGAAGACACTG GTGAAAAGCATGGTGATACCAGCAACAGCAGCATAGATAAGTCGGATGCTTAA
- the LOC121744332 gene encoding uncharacterized protein LOC121744332 isoform X3, which produces MVKNTRTGISNAREYQMLWRHLAYGHDLADQLEDSNPLDDDSDLEHEIEDDPEASPKSKAEAAACVNVLATSEYPIIHEPNLLTVEAPLTMKVAKWKRHSDGSLPDTIEEKHVTITVPLPNDELSASETSSAYASSPRKTRVVWTAVDDLRLSNSVRKYGENWDLISGVNFKHERTAHELSRKWASIKRRRASARLSPGRRASTRAVNLVLERRHQMSTTSNPTSTINVDAVGGSGSISNPSCSQDAVVPVHMTTGPSSLTTAPVANQPSSSQAQGESLTVPIFEENPDGDQASSSSLDQTLDLNQALRNLTTEDTGDQASISSSHLRQTMDLDVALTSPGAEDTGEKHGDTSNSSIDKSDA; this is translated from the exons ATGGTGAAGAACACTAGGACTGGGATTTCCAACGCTAGGGAATATCAAATGCTTTGGCGCCATCTCGCCTATGGCCACGATCTAGCCGATCAATTGGAGGATTCAAACCCTTTG GACGATGATAGTGATTTAGAGCATGAAATTGAGGATGATCCAGAGGCTAGCCCTAAGTCTAAAGCAGAGGCAGCAGCATGTGTCAAT GTTTTAGCTACTTCTGAATATCCAATAATTCATGAGCCAAACTTGTTGACTGTAGAAGCTCCATTGACAATGAAAGTAGCAAAGTGGAAGAGGCATTCTGATGGTTCCCTTCCCGATACTATAGAGGAGAAACATGTTACGATTACTGTTCCCCTACCAAACGACGAATTATCTGCAAGTGAGACATCAAGCGCTTATGCTTCCTCTCCAAGAAAAACAAGGGTGGTTTGGACTGCAGTAGATGATTTGAGACTCTCCAATTCAGTGCGAAAATATGGTGAAAACTGGGATCTCATTTCAGGTGTAAATttcaaacatgaaagaacgGCACATGAGCTATCTCGG AAATGGGCTTCTATCAAGAGGAGAAGGGCAAGTGCAAGACTTTCTCCTGGTCGCAGGGCTTCTACTCGGGCCGTTAATCTAGTCCTAGAGCGACGTCATCAGATGAGTACTA CATCAAATCCTACTTCAACGATCAATGTCGATGCAGTTGGTGGGAGTGGCAGCATATCTAACCCATCATGCTCTCAGGATGCTGTTGTTCCTGTCCACATGACTACTGGACCTAGTTCACTGACAACTGCTCCCGTGGCGAATCAACCATCCAGTAGCCAGGCACAAGGTGAATCTCTTACGGTTCCAATCTTTGAGGAAAACCCTGATGGAGATcaagcttcttcttcttctctcgatcAAACTCTGGACCTTAACCAAGCTTTACGAAACCTGACAACAGAAGACACTG GTGATCAAGCTTCTATCTCCTCTTCTCATCTCCGTCAAACTATGGACCTTGATGTAGCTTTAACAAGCCCCGGAGCAGAAGACACTG GTGAAAAGCATGGTGATACCAGCAACAGCAGCATAGATAAGTCGGATGCTTAA